From one Meles meles chromosome 18, mMelMel3.1 paternal haplotype, whole genome shotgun sequence genomic stretch:
- the SDF2 gene encoding stromal cell-derived factor 2 isoform X2 translates to MTETGFEPSLSSFKACFQLLQAGTIQCGKDRHVENYSSGQQSVTGVTSVDDSNSYWRIRGKTATVCERGTPIKCGQPIRLTHVNTGRNLHSHHFTSPLSGNQEVSAFGEEGEGDYLDDWTVLCNGPYWVRDGEVRFKHSSTEVLLSVTGEQYGRPISGQKEVHGMAQPSQNNYWKAMEGIFMKPSELLKAEAHHAEL, encoded by the exons ATGACAGAGACGGGGTTCGAACCAAGTCTGTCCAGTTTCAAAGCCTGCTTTCAGCTACTCCAGGCTGGCACTATTCAGTGCGGGAAAGACAGACATGTAGAAAATTACA GTAGTGGGCAGCAGTCAGTGACAGGTGTAACCTCTGTGGACGACAGCAATAGTTACTGGAGGATACGGGGGAAGACTGCTACAGTGTGTGAGAGGGGAACCCCCATCAAATGTGGCCAACCCATCCGGCTGACACATGTCAACACTGGCCGAAACCTCCATAGTCACCACTTCACCTCACCTCTTTCTGGAAACCAG GAAGTGAGTGCTTTTGGTGAGGAAGGTGAAGGCGATTATCTAGATGACTGGACGGTGCTCTGTAATGGGCCCTACTGGGTGAGGGATGGTGAGGTGCGGTTCAAGCATTCTTCCACTGAAGTTCTGCTGTCTGTCACAGGAGAACAATATGGCCGACCCATTAGTGGGCAAAAGGAGGTACATGGCATGGCCCAGCCAAGCCAGAACAACTACTGGAAAGCCATGGAAGGCATCTTCATGAAACCCAGTGAGTTGTTAAAGGCAGAAGCTCATCATGCAGAGCTATAA
- the SDF2 gene encoding stromal cell-derived factor 2 isoform X1, with protein MVVVSLLLLGGLWSAVGASNLAVVTCGSVVKLLNTRHNVRLHSHDVRYGSGSGQQSVTGVTSVDDSNSYWRIRGKTATVCERGTPIKCGQPIRLTHVNTGRNLHSHHFTSPLSGNQEVSAFGEEGEGDYLDDWTVLCNGPYWVRDGEVRFKHSSTEVLLSVTGEQYGRPISGQKEVHGMAQPSQNNYWKAMEGIFMKPSELLKAEAHHAEL; from the exons ATGGTTGTGGTGTCGCTACTGTTGTTGGGGGGTTTGTGGAGTGCTGTGGGAGCGTCCAATCTGGCTGTCGTTACATGCGGCTCGGTGGTGAAGCTACTCAATACGCGCCATAACGTGAGACTGCACTCACACGACGTGCGCTATGGGTCAG GTAGTGGGCAGCAGTCAGTGACAGGTGTAACCTCTGTGGACGACAGCAATAGTTACTGGAGGATACGGGGGAAGACTGCTACAGTGTGTGAGAGGGGAACCCCCATCAAATGTGGCCAACCCATCCGGCTGACACATGTCAACACTGGCCGAAACCTCCATAGTCACCACTTCACCTCACCTCTTTCTGGAAACCAG GAAGTGAGTGCTTTTGGTGAGGAAGGTGAAGGCGATTATCTAGATGACTGGACGGTGCTCTGTAATGGGCCCTACTGGGTGAGGGATGGTGAGGTGCGGTTCAAGCATTCTTCCACTGAAGTTCTGCTGTCTGTCACAGGAGAACAATATGGCCGACCCATTAGTGGGCAAAAGGAGGTACATGGCATGGCCCAGCCAAGCCAGAACAACTACTGGAAAGCCATGGAAGGCATCTTCATGAAACCCAGTGAGTTGTTAAAGGCAGAAGCTCATCATGCAGAGCTATAA